The genomic region AGCTCCTAAGGAAATAGCCCCCAACTCTAACTGGAGCACTAGTTGGTGGAAAGTTAAAGAAGCTATAGAGTGGGAAATGGAACAACGGAAAACCTACCAAGGTAGACTATTTAATTACACCGGTGGTAGCGCTTATAAAAAACGTTTTTAAAAAACAATAAAAACTTCGTTTAAAAACCCTCCTTTTTTCGCAACCTATTAAAAAGGAGGGGGTTAAAATAGATTGGTTTTTGGATACCACCCATAACATTATATTCTTTCTTTCAATACTACTAGAGTGGTTTGCTGCATTAGTGATCGTTGCAGTTTCTATTATTGTCCTAACTGGTTATATCTTTTCTTTGTTTAAACCTGCTGAAAAGTTAAGGTTAAGCTTAGCTAGAGGATTGGCTTTAGGACTTGAGTTTGCTTTAGCTGGAGAAATATTACGTACTATTTTAATTCGAGAACTAGAAGAATTATTTATACTAGGAGCAATCATTATTTTAAGGGCGGCGCTTAGCGTTCTCATACATTGGGAGATTAGTCATACCGTTAACTGTCTTCAAAGTGAATGCGAGATTCATGAAGAAGATAAAACAAAAAATAAAGCTAACCTTAACAGATGACCATAAAGTAGGCCATCTGTTTTTAAATTAGCCATGGAGGTATAGTATGAACTGGAAAACTGTTAGCAAAGAGTATATACACAAAAGCAATTTTTTAAACTTAATACTTGATACATCGATACATCCTACACTAGGCAAACATCAGTTTTATAGAATCAACCTTTCCAACTGGGTAAATGTTGTAGCCATAAACAAAGATGGAGACTTTATATTGGTTAAACAGTTTAGACACGGAACCAAAAAAATTACCTACGAGGTGCCCGCTGGAGCCATTGATAAAGGGGAAGAACCAAAGTCTGCTGCTATTCGTGAATTAACAGAGGAGACCGGCTATACGGGCAACCCT from Proteinivorax hydrogeniformans harbors:
- a CDS encoding DUF1622 domain-containing protein, translating into MDTTHNIIFFLSILLEWFAALVIVAVSIIVLTGYIFSLFKPAEKLRLSLARGLALGLEFALAGEILRTILIRELEELFILGAIIILRAALSVLIHWEISHTVNCLQSECEIHEEDKTKNKANLNR
- a CDS encoding NUDIX hydrolase; translated protein: MNWKTVSKEYIHKSNFLNLILDTSIHPTLGKHQFYRINLSNWVNVVAINKDGDFILVKQFRHGTKKITYEVPAGAIDKGEEPKSAAIRELTEETGYTGNPIYLGKVEVNPAILSNYCYFYLVLDCELVSKQCLDATEDIKVLHLKKERVKQMLASEEINHSLVSLALYKAFDFLQKK